In Solea senegalensis isolate Sse05_10M linkage group LG6, IFAPA_SoseM_1, whole genome shotgun sequence, one genomic interval encodes:
- the polq gene encoding DNA polymerase theta isoform X1, whose protein sequence is MSTSDRPLKQKSYMGQHQIKKKKTLQAPDEPLHGDRLLQKTHYHSEKTNGSENTSRDSLMGGRSVLPLGESTLALDEEMLQVLDAVETVKPAAEDACPATANIEAQEQPVSSAAFASLQSLAPVAHNKSDSFRAPPQPIDEGPHRDCKRPGWMSDSKDLAQKLLFSEDLEEVEHAQRASESPASTCINGLKCFEIKSDQQPGSSIEQRPTHRRKSSPLSEQSGFSKAADPPCDASRDYILFSPTCLAAAMKRAKLQQSLQNQSTSVLTAPTGLDLSALSETLPQPGIALYAPLEQHEKLLLSSWGLPKPILERYQKHGVTHMFEWQAQCLTVGRVLQGGNLVYSAPTSAGKTLVSELLLLKRVLETKRKALFILPFVSVAKEKMHYLQSVFEEAGVRVEGYMGSTAAAGGFAALDVAVCTIEKANSLINRLIEEDSMGLLGMVVVDELHMVGDSGRGYLLELLLTKIRYITQKQNATGCLSEGVQIIGMSATLPNLSLLASWLGAELYQTDYRPVPLQEHLKVGCNFYDKSLSVVRQFTPALQIRGDDDHIVSLCYETVREGHSVLLFCPSKNWCEKLADSIAREFYNLSHTDRKGDTDLQPVSLDQDGLVDVLAQLRRTPAGLDGILQRTVPCGVAFHHAGLTFDERDVLEGAYRQGMVRVLAATSTLSSGVNLPARRVIIRTPTFNGHLLDPLTYKQMAGRAGRKGVDTTGESVLVCKEAERQKGITLLKGALQPISSCLVRREGEGVTTSMLRAILEIIVGGVASTPQDVKSYASCSLLAASMKCDGSNKSNEETNKGAIEACVEWLMENEFISIQKDGQEERYCSTQLGAATLASSLSPPEALGIFADLQRAMKGFVLENDLHILYLITPLYAEWTAIDWYQFFCLWEQLSSSMKRVAEMVGVQEGFLARSVSGKLVAKTEKQRRQMAIHKRFFTTLVLQDLVSEVPLGTVASKYNCNRGQLQSLQQSASTYAGMVTVFCKRLGWHNMELLLSQYQTRLSFGVQRELVDLVRVSLLNATRARALYAQGLCTVAELARASLPDVEKALRNAVPFKSSKRAVDESEKEAAERRSLRCVWVTGGRALTEQEAATEIVSEARLLLQEDLAQLGVQWNPITHLPGAPADDNHDRHHSKDPESLSGSYLSSKEAQTDNTKNNQAVDRHQKMICTRKVTNNARQKEQDCISDIKVAEKKMEKPEGEVGKTQGKSKPVDKGVNGKDDRTDLEVRQTGDEVQDESGKDTKKTKININLSTLNKPKNLDEKQDRRMATRSEKEEEENKKLEKTVEKLSARPGGHQAKCPVPERSLTQELAEIVISPLPQVLPQPQPTTSPMLPSRFRAPISSVVEQRVSTSTLKGDGSTGLSVSPAQQSRMKHSRALSKVLHSLQSDKCLQDNVETAQTSQLASAYNSGPAVLVPIPVETTGPAQQTHSTVSAPRNADTFISPPPISPDSAPLFSPEAKRRRMGDIQMNKFSSPELYAGDERDEEVEGDIRKGEESFGDSFELDTQTERIIVQQTYHNNEGMNEIMEAEEMKGEVNVEADIEMEGDTEEGKNNQCPRFSISLTDSQMELILNSSHQISPGGDNMDEDKNEAVDNNQLASNSLNRSSSFLFDSLYDSALLAGLSPHRTPHQSDEEECVGQEDKNERPLPSTQERRHSEILANQEAEKQEAIQWGESSFNLSEWGDSLLVGEHFMERQSLPRHTMRTQKEAEACHQPNTDHVLLKEQLSDLPSNPGEPQTDCSVTPNKCDLNTAEQLTHGKNDNTRRQENGKQEEKDKESITNVLLSDNAVESNLHCSPGLQEIFDRWPTMSNQSWQNTTTSHTAAETHTAANTVDAPDPPLLSKRVGRKGGKLNVHPAAPPAAAAAAAEIESQSAQTSRHDSEKLTERPGSAGDLIPPTQETPPVTPRVKLTTTSVHSPFTTQPLNQSTPSTIPPRKASVPKCCTTPPGHSNHRTDAADNKQWSGKHQRGQTKAITKDTLPESDRRSIPRLSPKAKQTQNPSPPQQCASPSSPRPKPPPDTESPVIDEGFSLQLSQDASLCSSNSGTFTIIDVASDRSLFNTFIDEWKTKERYSLALACEKGENRPPPEGEIEAKHKRASAAHQVSSRTDGFPVKDSDGLVLIGLSVCWEARDAFYISLQKEQSKGLSSSLAPPQLDDKLSVSERLQQVKACLSRPSTALSSAVVVTYDIIPVYKTLVLSCGISLEGNFEDPKVACWLMDPSSEERTLPNMVTVHCPEELPLLDGLGNAHAYCPRVRAASTSVLVHAVMNHVTSLLEKDGMLDVFRSTEMPSQVCLALLELNGLGFSVEECERQKHVMQAKLTALESEAYSLAGHSFSLTCIDDIAQILFLELHLPPNGDVGGSKSKKTLGYARRGRGRVRLGKQFSTTKDVLEKLRPLHPLPGVILEWRRITNALTKVVFPLQREKQYHPTLAMDRIYPVAQTHTATGRVSFTEPNIQNIPKDFEIQMPTVVDESQPSQNNLQRTNKPQRRLSVVPSVTVGAAGQGSAFSVSMRHAFVPFQALFFSHISAGGMILAADYSQLELRILAHLSKDQRLIQVLNGGADVFRCIAAEWKSVDPETVKDNLRQQAKQICYGIVYGMGAKSLGEQMGVEENDAACYIESFKARYKGINAFLKQTVKNCVKNGYVQTLMGRRRYLPGITNTNAHIKAHAERQAVNTTVQGSAADIVKLATVNIQRRLRRVYPAAPLSHQHPRSASKQRRAGTSHMRGAYFVLQLHDELIYEATEEDIIQVAQIVKREMESAVKLYVKLKAKVKVGPSWGSLQDLDL, encoded by the exons ATGAGCACTTCAGATCGTCCTCTAAAACAGAAAAGCTACATGGGGCAACACCAgatcaagaagaaaaaaac TCTTCAGGCTCCTGATGAGCCACTACATGGAGACAGGCTGTTGCAGAAAACCCATTATCattcagagaaaacaaatggatCGGAAAACACCAGCAGAGACAGCCTcatg GGTGGACGATCAGTGTTGCCGCTGGGGGAATCTACATTAGCTCTTGATGAAGAGATGCTCCAGGTGCTGGATGCTGTTGAAACTGTAAAGCCAGCAGCTGAAGATGCTTGTCCAGCTACAGCTAACATAGAAGCACAAGAACAGCCAGTGTCATCAGCTGCCTTTGCCTCTTTACAGTCTCTTGCACCAGTTGCACATAATAAGAGTGACAGTTTCAGAGCACCTCCTCAACCCATAGATGAAGGACCCCACAGGGACTGTAAAAGACCAGGGTGGATGTCTGATAGTAAAGACCTTGCTCAGAAACTTCTCTTCAGTGAAGACTTAGAGGAAGTGGAGCATGCTCAGAGGGCTTCAGAAAGCCCGGCTTCTACCTGCATTAATGGgctaaaatgttttgaaataaaaagtgatCAGCAACCAGGCAGCTCCATTGA GCAGAGGCCTACACACAGAAGAAAGAGCTCTCCTCTTAGTGAACAGAGTGGATTTAGTAAGGCTGCCGATCCACCTTGTGATGCATCCAGAGACTACATCTTGTTTAGCCCCACATGCCTCGCAGCTGCTATGAAGAGGGCCAAACTCCAGCAGTCATTACAGAACCAGTCCACGTCTGTGCTGACAGCCCCCACTGGATTAGATCTTAGTGCTCTCAGCGAAACATTACCTCAGCCAG GCATTGCCTTGTATGCTCCCTTGGAGCAACATGAGAAGCTACTTTTATCCAGTTGGGGTTTGCCAAAACCCATCCTGGAGCGTTACCAGAAACACGGAGTAACTCACATGTTTGAGTGGCAAGCTCAGTGCCTTACTGTTGGACGTGTGCTACAGGGAGGTAACCTGGTATACTCTG CCCCCACTAGTGCTGGAAAAACTCTGgtgtcagagctgctgcttttGAAGCGTGTGTTAGAAACCAAAAGAAAAGCCCTCTTCATTTTACCATTTGTTTCTGTGGCCAAAGAGAAGATGCATTACCTTCAA AGCGTATTTGAGGAGGCAGGAGTTCGTGTGGAGGGATATATGGGCAGCACTGCGGCTGCTGGGGGGTTTGCGGCACTGGATGTGGCTGTTTGCACCATAGAAAAAGCTAATTCTCTGATTAACAGGCTTATTGAAGAAGACAGCATGGGCCTACTAG GCATGGTAGTGGTGGATGAGTTGCATATGGTTGGGGATTCTGGAAGAGGATACCTGCTAGAACTGCTGTTAACCAAAATCCGCTACATTACTCAGAAGCAGAACGCCACAgg GTGTCTGTCTGAGGGTGTACAGATAATCGGCATGAGTGCCACCCTGCCTAACCTTTCTCTCCTGGCAAGCTGGTTAGGTGCAGAGCTTTACCAGACGGACTATAGACCTGTGCCCCTGCAGGAGCATCTCAAAGTGGGCTGCAACTTCTACGACAAGAGCCTCTCTGTGGTCCGACAGTTCACTCCTGCACTTCAGATTAGG GGTGATGACGACCACATAGTGAGTTTGTGCTATGAGACGGTGAGAGAGGGCCACTCTGTGCTGCTTTTCTGTCCCTCAAAGAACTGGTGTGAGAAACTAGCAGACAGTATCGCCAGAGAATTCTACAACCTCAGTCATACag ATCGTAAGGGTGACACTGACCTCCAGCCTGTGAGTCTGGATCAAGACGGACTAGTGGATGTTTTGGCTCAGTTGAGACGAACTCCCGCTGGACTAGACGGCATACTCCAGCGTACTGTTCCATGTGGGGTGGCCTTCCACCATGCAG GTCTGACATTTGATGAGCGAGACGTGTTGGAGGGAGCTTATCGTCAGGGCATGGTCAGAGTCTTGGCTGCCACCTCTACCCTCTCCTCAGGAGTTAATCTCCCAGCTCGCAGAGTCATCATTCGAACACCTACCTTCAATGGACACCTGTTGGACCCGCTCACGTACAAACAGATGGCTGGACGAGCTGGGAGAAAAGGTGTAGACACTACGG gtgaaaGTGTGTTGGTTTGTAAAGAGGCAGAGCGTCAGAAAGGTATCACTCTCCTGAAAGGTGCTCTTCAGCCTATCAGCAGCTGTCTGgtgagaagagaaggagagggtgTCACCACTAGCATGCTGCGAGCCATCCTGGAG ATAATTGTCGGTGGTGTCGCCAGCACTCCACAGGATGTGAAGTCATATGCTTCCTGTTCTCTACTGGCTGCCAGCATGAAATGTGACGGCAGTAACAAATCAAATGAAGAGACCAACAAAGGGGCGATTGAGGCATGTGTCGAATGGCTTATGGAGAATGAATTTATTAGCATCCAGAAGGACGGACAAG AGGAGCGATATTGTTCCACGCAGCTTGGTGCTGCCACCCTTgcatcctccctctctcctcctgagGCTCTTGGAATATTTGCAGATCTCCAGCGGGCAATGAAGGGGTTTGTGTTGGAAAACGATCTGCACATTCTCTATCTG ATCACCCCCCTGTATGCAGAGTGGACTGCCATAGATTGGTATCAGTTCTTCTGTCTGTGGGAACAGCTCTCGTCATCGATGAAAAGAGTAGCAGAGATGGTCGGTGTCCAAGAAGGTTTTCTCGCAAGGTCTGTCAGTGGCAAACTTGTCGCCAAGACGGAAAAGCAGCGTAGACAGATGGCAATTCATAAACG GTTTTTCACCACCCTTGTACTACAGGATCTGGTGAGTGAGGTGCCTCTGGGAACAGTGGCATCGAAATACAACTGCAATCGTGGGCAGTTGCAGTCTCTCCAGCAGTCTGCTTCTACATATGCAG GAATGGTCACCGTGTTCTGTAAGCGTCTAGGCTGGCACAACATGGAGCTTCTGTTGTCACAGTACCAAACCAGACTGAGCTTTGGAGTCCAGAGGGAGCTGGTCGACCTTGTCAGGGTTTCCCTATTAAATGCAACACGAGCCAGAGCACTTTACGCACAAGGGCTCTGTACTGTTGCTGAACTAGCCAGGGCTTCTTTGCCCGATGTGGAGAAAGCCTTAAGGAATGCAGTCCCATTCAAAAG CTCCAAACGTGCAGTGGACGAAAGTGAGAAGGAGGCAGCGGAGAGACGGAGCCTTCGCTGCGTCTGGGTGACGGGTGGACGGGCCCTGACGGAACAGGAAGCAGCCACTGAGATTGTTTCTGAGGCAAGGCTCCTCCTTCAGGAAGACCTGGCCCAGCTTGGAGTTCAGTGGAACCCAATAACACATCTTCCTGGGGCTCCTGCAGACGACAACCATGACCGTCATCACAGCAAAGACCCAGAATCCTTATCTGGCTCATATCTCAGTTCAAAAGAAGCTCAGACTGATAATACTAAAAATAATCAAGCGGTAGATAGGCATCAGAAAATGATTTGTACCAGAAAAGTTACAAATAATGCCCGACAGAAGGAGCAGGATTGTATAAGTGACATAAAAgtggctgaaaaaaaaatggagaaaccAGAAGGTGAAGTTGGTAAAACACAAGGGAAGTCAAAACCTGTTGACAAGGGAGTAAACGGAAAGGATGATCGGACAGACTTAGAAGTCAGACAAACAGGCGATGAGGTGCAAGACGAAAGtggaaaagacacaaagaaaaccaaGATAAATATAAACCTGTCCAcgttaaataaaccaaaaaaccTAGATGAAAAACAAGACCGACGGATGGCCACAAGgtcagagaaagaagaggaagaaaacaaaaaattagaaaaaacaGTTGAGAAACTCTCAGCTAGACCAGGGGGTCACCAAGCAAAATGCCCTGTCCCTGAAAGAAGCCTGACACAAGAACTGGCTGAGATTGTAATAAGCCCTCTGCCTCAAGTTCTGCCACAGCCTCAGCCAACCACTTCTCCAATGCTGCCTTCTCGTTTCAGAGCCCCAATATCTTCAGTTGTAGAACAACGTGTTTCCACAAGCACATTAAAAGGAGATGGTAGCACAGgactctctgtctcacctgcGCAGCAAAGTAGAATGAAGCACTCAAGAGCCTTAAGCAAAGTCCTGCATTCCTTACAATCTGACAAGTGTCTACAAGATAATGTAGAGACTGCACAAACATCCCAGCTGGCATCAGCTTACAACTCAGGACCTGCCGTCCTAGTGCCAATCCCTGTTGAAACTACTGGCCCAGCACAACAAACTCATTCCACGGTTTCTGCTCCTAGAAATGCAGACACATTCATTTCTCCACCACCTATTTCCCCTGACTCGGCTCCTTTATTTTCACCTGAAGCCAAGAGAAGGAGGATGGGAGACATACAGATGAATAAGTTTTCGTCTCCTGAGCTGTACGCGGGAGATGAGCGAGATGAAGAAGTTGAGGGAGACATTAGAAAAGGTGAAGAGAGTTTTGGTGACAGCTTTGAATTGGACACGCAGACGGAGAGAATTATTGTTCAACAGACATACCACAAcaatgaaggaatgaatgagATAATGGAAGCAGAAGAGATGAAAGGGGAGGTAAATGTAGAAGCAGACATAGAGATGGAGGGtgacacagaggagggaaaaaacaacCAATGTCCTAGATTCAGTATCTCTCTTACAGATAGCCAGATGGAGCTCATCCTGAACAGCAGCCATCAG ATTTCCCCTGGCGGCGATAACATGGATGAAGATAAAAATGAAGCTGTTGACAACAATCAGCTGGCTTCTAACAGTCTTAACAGAAGCAGTAGTTTTCTGTTTGACAGTCTGTATGACAGTGCTCTGCTGGCTGGTTTGAGCCCACACAGGACCCCTCACCAGTCTGATGAAGAGGAATGCGTTGGCCAGGAAGACAAAAACGAGCGCCCTCTTCCATCGACCCAGGAGCGACGGCACAGTGAGATTCTTGCCAACCAGGAGGCGGAAAAGCAGGAGGCAATCCAATGGGGTGAGTCCTCCTTCAACCTATCAGAGTGGGGCGACTCGCTGCTTGTGGGTGAACATTTTATGGAGAGACAAAGTTTGCCCAGACATACAATGAGAACTCAAAAAGAGGCTGAAGCCTGCCATCAACCCAACACAGACCATGTTCTGCTTAAGGAGCAGTTGTCAGATTTACCATCCAATCCTGGTGAGCCACAAACTGACTGCTCCGTTACTCCAAATAAGTGTGACCTTAATACAGCTGAACAGCTCACTCACGGTAAAAATGACAATACCAGGAGacaggaaaatggaaaacaggaggagaaggacaaaGAATCAATAACtaatgttttattgtcagaTAATGCAGTGGAAAGTAATCTTCATTGCAGCCCTGGTTTACAAGAGATCTTTGACCGATGGCCGACTATGTCGAACCAGTCCTGGCAAAACACTACAACAAGCCATACAGCCGCTGAAACACATACTGCTGCAAACACTGTGGATGCACCAGATCCACCTCTGCTCTCAAAACGTGTGGGCAGAAAAGGGGGGAAGTTAAATGTGCACCCTGcagcgcctcctgctgctgctgctgctgctgctgaaattgAATCTCAATCAGCACAAACCTCAAGACATGACTCTGAGAAGTTGACAGAGAGACCTGGATCTGCTGGTGATCTTATTCCCCCCACTCAGGAAACACCACCTGTTACACCCAGAGTAAAACTAACCACTACCTCAGTCCATTCCCCTTTCACCACCCAGCCACTTAATCAGTCTACTCCCTCAACCATACCACCCCGGAAAGCATCAGTCCCTAAATGTTGTACAACTCCCCCAGGGCACAGTAATCACCGAACTGATGCTGCTGACAACAAACAGTGGAGTGGTAAACACCAGCGAGGCCAAACAAAGGCTATAACCAAAGACACACTACCAGAATCAGATCGGAGGTCAATTCCACGTTTAAGTCCAAAAGCCAAACAAACCCAGAACCCCAGCCCACCTCAACAGTGTGCATCTCCGTCCTCTCCCCGACCCAAGCCTCCACCTGACACAGAATCTCCCGTGATTGATGAAGGCTTTTCGCTTCAGCTCTCCCAGGATGCATCGCTGTGTTCTAGCAACTCTGGAACTTTCACCATCATAGATGTGGCAAGTGACAGGAGCCTTTTCAACACCTTCATTGATGAGTGGAAAACGAAGGAGCGCTACTCTCTGGCTTTAGCATGTGAAAAGGGGGAAAACAGACCGCCACCTGAAGGGGAAATTGAAGCAAAACACAAGAGAG catctgcagcTCATCAGGTGTCCAGTAGGACTGATGGTTTCCCAGTAAAAGacagtgatggactggtgtTGATTGGACTGTCTGTCTGCTGGGAAGCAAGAGATGCATTCTACATATCTCTGCAGAAGGAGCAGAGCAAAG GTTTGAGCTCTAGTCTGGCTCCTCCTCAGCTGGACGATAAACTGTCTGTGAGTGAGAGGCTGCAGCAGGTAAAGGCTTGTCTGAGCAGGCCATCAACTGCTCTTAGTTCAGCTGTGGTAGTCACGTATGACATTATCCCAGTGTACAAGACGCTAGTCCTGAGCTGTGGCATCAGCTTGGAGGGCAACTTTGAAGACCCCAAG GTAGCGTGTTGGCTGATGGACCCCAGCAGCGAGGAGAGGACTTTACCCAACATGGTGACTGTCCACTGTCCTGAAGAACTGCCTCTGCTGGACGGCCTTGGAAATGCACACGCATACTGTCCTCGTGTTAGGGCAGCGAGCACGAGTGTGCTTGTGCATGCCGTCATGAACCATGTCACCAGCCTGCTGGAGAAAGATGGCATGCTTG ATGTATTCAGGAGCACTGAGATGCCTTCGCAGGTATGTTTGGCTCTGTTGGAATTGAATGGACTGGGCTTCAGTGTTGAAGAGTGTGAGCGACAGAAACATGTAATGCAGGCCAAACTCACAGCGCTGGAGTCAGAGGCGTACAGCCTCGCTGGACACAGCTTCTCCCTCACTTGCATAGACGACATAGCACAG ATACTGTTCTTGGAGCTCCACCTGCCCCCAAATGGTGATGTGGGCGGATCAAAGAGTAAGAAAACTCTGGGCTACGCCAGAAGAGGGAGAGGCAGAGTGCGGCTGGGAAAGCAGTTCAGCACCACCAAG GATGTTCTAGAGAAACTTCGGCCATTGCACCCTTTGCCAGGTGTGATTCTGGAGTGGAGGCGGATCACCAATGCCTTGACTAAAGTGGTGTTTCCgctgcagagggaaaaacaatatCATCCGACACTGGCCATGGACAGAATATACCCAGTCGCCCAGACGCACACAGCCACAG GTAGAGTGAGCTTCACTGAACCCAACATACAGAACATCCCCAAAGACTTTGAGATTCAGATGCCTACAGTGGTGGATGAGAGCCAACCTTCACAAAACAACCTCCAAAGGACCAACAAACCGCA GAGGAGACTTTCTGTCGTGCCCTCAGTTACAGTTGGAGCTGCAGGACAAGGCTCTGCTTTCTCCGTCAGTATGAGACATGCCTTTGTACCTTTTCAAG ccttgtttttttcacacataTCTGCAGGTGGGATGATTTTAGCAGCTGATTATTCCCAGCTGGAGCTGAGAATATTGGCTCACCTGTCCAAGGATCAAAGGCTTATACAG GTGCTGAATGGAGGCGCAGACGTGTTTCGCTGCATCGCTGCCGAGTGGAAAAGTGTTGACCCGGAGACTGTAAAAGACAACCTGAGACAACAGGCAAAGCAG ATTTGCTATGGTATTGTCTATGGGATGGGAGCCAAGTCTTTGGGAGAACAAATGGGAGTGGAGGAAAATGATGCAGCGTGCTATATAGAGAGCTTCAAGGCCAGATACAAAG GAATCAACGCCTTCCttaaacaaacagtgaagaaCTGTGTAAAGAACGGCTATGTTCAGACTTTGATGGGTCGTAGGCGATACCTCCCTGGAATAACCAACACCAACGCACACATCAAAGCACAT GCAGAGCGTCAGGCAGTGAACACGACGGTCCAGGGCTCAGCAGCTGACATCGTCAAACTCGCCACTGTGAACATCCAGAGGCGACTGAGAAGAGTGTATCCTGCTGCTCCACTGTCTCATCAGCACCCGCGCTCAG CCAGCAAGCAGCGCAGGGCCGGGACGTCTCATATGAGAGGAGCCTACTTTGTCTTGCAGCTGCACGATGAACTCATCTATGAAGCCACAGAGGAAGACATCATACAG GTTGCTCAGATAGTGAAGAGGGAGATGGAGTCAGCAGTGAAACTCTATGTAAAGCTCAAGGCCAAAGTCAAAGTGGGACCCAGCTGGGGGAGCCTGCAGGACCTAGATCTGTAA